A genomic region of Gemmatimonadota bacterium contains the following coding sequences:
- a CDS encoding RNA polymerase sigma factor, translating into MLERVYREERAAIVAGLIRLCGDFSLAEDVVQDAFSKALERWPEEGVPPNPAGWVATSARRRAIDLVRRADRFREKAAVLRRLEEAELAVGPVALPEEDGPHDDRLRLLFTCCHPALSTEAQVALTLRVVGGLSTREIARAFLVADTTMGQRLVRAKAKIRDAGIPFRVPVGPALEPRLHAVLSVLYLVFNEGYAPTESEEPVRGDLCDEAIRLARLVVELMPREPEARGLLALMLLHHARRDARVAGDELVLLEDQDRGRWDRDAIDEGAALVEGALRQGRVGPYQIQAAIAALHAQAATPAATDWPQIVALYTVLERIHPTPVVRLNRAVAIAMAGDIPGGLAMIDALGKDGALDRYHLFHSARAGLLRLLGRAEASRTAYEQALSVCTHPLERRFLERRLGEVAGAHG; encoded by the coding sequence GTGCTGGAGCGGGTGTACCGGGAGGAGCGGGCGGCGATCGTGGCCGGACTGATCCGGCTCTGCGGCGACTTCTCCCTCGCCGAGGACGTGGTCCAGGACGCCTTCTCCAAGGCGCTGGAGCGGTGGCCGGAAGAGGGCGTGCCACCCAACCCGGCGGGGTGGGTGGCCACCTCTGCACGCCGCCGGGCCATCGACCTGGTGCGGCGCGCGGACCGCTTCCGCGAGAAGGCCGCGGTGCTGCGGCGACTGGAGGAGGCGGAGCTCGCGGTCGGGCCGGTCGCACTTCCGGAGGAGGACGGCCCGCACGACGACCGTCTACGACTGCTCTTCACCTGTTGCCACCCGGCGCTCTCCACCGAGGCGCAGGTCGCGCTCACCCTGCGCGTCGTGGGCGGCCTCTCCACCCGGGAGATTGCGCGGGCATTCCTGGTGGCCGACACGACCATGGGTCAGCGGCTCGTACGCGCGAAGGCCAAGATCCGCGACGCCGGAATCCCCTTCCGCGTGCCGGTGGGTCCGGCCCTCGAGCCGCGGCTGCATGCCGTGCTCTCCGTGCTCTATCTCGTCTTCAACGAAGGATACGCGCCCACGGAGTCGGAGGAGCCGGTGCGCGGAGATCTCTGCGACGAAGCCATCCGCCTGGCGCGCCTGGTGGTGGAGCTGATGCCGCGCGAGCCGGAAGCCCGCGGGCTCCTGGCCCTCATGCTGCTCCACCACGCGCGACGGGACGCGCGGGTCGCCGGCGACGAGCTGGTGCTCCTGGAGGACCAGGACCGCGGCCGGTGGGATCGCGACGCCATCGACGAAGGGGCTGCCCTGGTCGAAGGAGCGCTCCGCCAAGGTCGGGTCGGTCCGTACCAGATCCAGGCGGCCATCGCCGCACTCCACGCGCAGGCCGCCACCCCCGCGGCCACCGACTGGCCGCAGATCGTCGCGTTGTACACGGTGCTGGAGCGCATCCATCCGACACCGGTCGTGCGGCTCAATCGCGCGGTGGCCATCGCCATGGCCGGCGACATCCCCGGCGGGCTGGCGATGATCGATGCCCTCGGGAAGGACGGCGCCCTCGACCGCTACCACCTCTTCCACTCTGCCCGGGCCGGGCTGCTGCGCCTGTTGGGCCGGGCCGAGGCCTCGCGCACCGCCTACGAGCAGGCGCTGTCCGTCTGCACCCATCCCCTCGAGCGGCGCTTCCTGGAGCGGCGGTTGGGGGAGGTGGCAGGGGCGCACGGGTAG
- a CDS encoding YciI family protein, with the protein MQYMLLIYDNEAAAGETSEAEMAKWFEVTQAMQDAGVLRGGEALHPTTTATTVRVQNGETMTTDGPFAETREQLGGYYVIDVPDLDAAIEWAARLPSAGRGPVEVRPVLVFDQG; encoded by the coding sequence ATGCAGTACATGCTTCTGATCTACGACAACGAGGCCGCGGCGGGGGAGACGAGCGAGGCCGAGATGGCCAAGTGGTTCGAGGTCACGCAGGCCATGCAGGACGCGGGGGTGCTGCGGGGCGGCGAGGCGCTGCACCCGACCACGACCGCAACCACGGTGCGGGTCCAGAACGGAGAGACGATGACCACGGACGGTCCCTTCGCCGAGACGCGGGAGCAGTTGGGCGGCTACTACGTCATCGACGTGCCCGACCTCGATGCGGCCATCGAGTGGGCGGCCCGCCTCCCCAGCGCCGGCCGCGGCCCGGTCGAGGTGCGGCCGGTCCTGGTCTTCGACCAGGGCTGA
- a CDS encoding GNAT family N-acetyltransferase — MRIRSATEADAAAAAAVNVTAWRAAFHGIFSEQFLDSLSVERRASAIAARFGRADYSMRVALDDGGAVVGFADWGPPREAVMHDYELYALYVLPSHQQRGLGRGLLQVVASAILAEGRTSLMCSVLEQNPHRAFYDRLGGRQIGRRSLLLDDAERAVIWYGWQRADLAGIGVI; from the coding sequence GTGAGGATCCGCTCGGCGACCGAGGCGGACGCGGCGGCGGCCGCCGCCGTCAACGTCACTGCCTGGCGCGCCGCGTTCCATGGCATCTTCTCGGAGCAGTTCCTGGACAGCCTGTCGGTGGAGAGGCGTGCCTCTGCGATCGCGGCACGGTTCGGTCGGGCCGACTACTCGATGCGCGTGGCTCTGGATGACGGTGGAGCGGTTGTCGGGTTCGCGGACTGGGGCCCGCCCCGAGAGGCCGTGATGCACGACTACGAGCTCTACGCCCTATACGTCCTCCCTTCACATCAGCAGCGGGGCCTGGGCCGCGGCCTGCTCCAGGTCGTGGCGTCCGCGATCCTGGCGGAGGGACGTACGTCTCTCATGTGCAGCGTCCTGGAGCAGAACCCCCATCGCGCATTCTACGACCGACTGGGGGGACGCCAGATCGGCCGCCGCTCGTTGTTGCTCGACGACGCGGAGCGCGCGGTCATCTGGTATGGATGGCAACGGGCGGACCTGGCTGGGATCGGTGTCATTTGA
- a CDS encoding 6-bladed beta-propeller, whose product MTPFRALLAMAAAGVCGGACTDRADAPHASYAVDTLPSGLLHVRNTGTGQWTSGTAWTLEEDLRLGTADVEGPELFGQVAYILSDAEGRIFVLDYQAQEIRVFLASGEFSHRIGSKGEGPGELTGAAGLDWGPDGSLWVWGSQRYTAFAPDGSLRATHPRLVRGVIYPWIGGFVPDGRYIDWGLDREVAGRRSLGQFEVQTYTGRTMFYPIAVGFSGTLDTLALLDFQTAVTPDGDIMTPPKSLMVAQAEDGHLWFAESDSYRIAQTTLAGDTLLLFSLPDSPAPVPEAEIDSLIRLTRDTPRPMDRSMFLPHRRLVTRVLTDDAGHIFVWPEEAGVAEGSVVDVFDDSGVHLGRIDVPEPVLTRAPPPYVTSTHLYAVVVDELAVPHVVRYRIRKP is encoded by the coding sequence ATGACGCCCTTCCGCGCGCTCCTGGCCATGGCCGCGGCGGGAGTCTGTGGTGGAGCGTGCACCGATCGCGCCGACGCTCCGCATGCCAGCTACGCCGTCGACACACTCCCGAGCGGCCTCCTCCACGTTCGCAACACCGGCACCGGGCAGTGGACGTCCGGGACCGCCTGGACGCTGGAGGAGGACCTGCGCCTGGGGACGGCCGATGTCGAGGGCCCGGAGCTCTTCGGTCAGGTGGCCTACATCCTCTCGGACGCGGAGGGCAGGATCTTCGTCCTCGACTACCAGGCGCAGGAGATCCGGGTCTTCCTGGCCTCCGGGGAGTTCTCCCACCGCATCGGCTCGAAGGGGGAAGGCCCGGGAGAGCTGACGGGTGCAGCGGGCCTCGATTGGGGCCCGGACGGCTCTCTGTGGGTCTGGGGCTCCCAGAGGTACACCGCCTTCGCACCCGACGGCTCCCTCAGGGCAACGCACCCCCGGCTCGTGCGCGGGGTGATCTACCCGTGGATCGGGGGCTTCGTCCCGGACGGGCGGTATATCGATTGGGGGCTCGACCGCGAGGTGGCGGGGCGCCGCTCGCTCGGCCAGTTCGAGGTTCAGACGTACACCGGACGGACGATGTTCTACCCGATCGCGGTCGGCTTCTCCGGTACCCTCGACACCCTGGCGCTTCTGGACTTCCAGACCGCCGTGACGCCGGACGGGGACATCATGACTCCGCCCAAGAGCCTGATGGTCGCCCAGGCGGAGGACGGGCACCTGTGGTTCGCGGAGTCCGACAGCTACCGCATCGCCCAGACCACGCTCGCCGGCGACACGCTCCTCCTCTTCTCGCTGCCGGACTCTCCCGCCCCGGTGCCGGAGGCCGAGATCGACTCGCTCATCCGCCTGACGCGCGACACGCCCCGCCCGATGGACCGGAGCATGTTCCTGCCCCACCGCCGCCTGGTGACCCGGGTGCTGACGGACGACGCGGGCCACATCTTCGTCTGGCCGGAGGAGGCAGGGGTCGCAGAGGGCTCGGTCGTCGATGTCTTCGATGACTCGGGCGTGCACCTGGGTCGCATCGACGTCCCCGAGCCGGTCCTGACCCGGGCGCCCCCACCGTACGTCACCTCCACGCACCTCTACGCGGTGGTCGTGGACGAGCTCGCGGTTCCGCATGTGGTGCGCTACCGGATCCGGAAGCCGTGA
- a CDS encoding AbrB/MazE/SpoVT family DNA-binding domain-containing protein, protein MKLRKIGASLGATLPKEMVDRLKLSAGDEVFAIVVDRGILISPCDPDVLEALEHAVTASRRYRAALNELAR, encoded by the coding sequence ATGAAGCTGCGGAAGATCGGAGCCTCCCTCGGGGCGACGCTACCCAAGGAGATGGTCGACCGCCTCAAGCTTTCCGCCGGCGACGAGGTATTCGCCATCGTGGTGGATCGTGGCATCCTGATCAGTCCCTGCGATCCCGACGTCCTCGAGGCCTTGGAGCATGCAGTCACTGCGAGTCGTCGGTACCGGGCTGCGCTGAACGAGCTCGCGAGGTAA
- a CDS encoding amidohydrolase family protein: MHKPPRISPVLALIGPLLAAACSPAPERVPADLVLRNVTLIDGTGAEARANVDVFVRDGLIAAVLPNGSVEIPADADVVEGEGSFVMPGLADMHVHFSLGLPAPRRPGETDEVLGRLLYYGVTSVLNLGASEGSTEAIRALWARQAAGEVLGPTVYGTGGHLTLPGTHPVWTIFPPPMRRAADSIVAATPEDLPADLYPLGLGISLVRTPTAARAAVRERAAGGMHAIKITVESGPSEFGDDHPLMSADLIRAIVDEAAAHDLRVFAHVSSPNELDSVMAGGAAGIVHTVSERPLPGATLASALAERQLWTVATLSLFDAFIRYAEDPGRMDDPFLRETVTEEEIELFARTGRLDMGEDADSMPAWRAETDATMRDVAALHRAGVPIVLGTDVGNPMVFPGYSAHEELANLVKGGLTPMEAIQAGTLQAARMIGKEAEFGSIEVGKRADLVVLGANPLEDIRNSRAIRTVIARGRIVDRAALLPAR; this comes from the coding sequence ATGCACAAGCCCCCCCGGATCTCGCCAGTCCTCGCGCTGATCGGACCGCTCCTCGCGGCCGCGTGCTCCCCCGCACCGGAGCGCGTGCCCGCGGATCTCGTCCTTCGCAACGTCACGCTCATCGACGGGACCGGCGCGGAGGCCCGCGCCAACGTCGACGTGTTCGTCCGCGACGGGCTCATCGCGGCGGTGCTCCCGAACGGATCTGTCGAGATCCCCGCGGACGCCGACGTCGTGGAGGGGGAGGGCTCCTTCGTCATGCCCGGCCTGGCGGACATGCATGTGCACTTCAGCCTCGGGCTTCCCGCACCACGACGGCCCGGGGAGACGGACGAGGTCCTCGGTCGCCTCCTGTACTATGGCGTCACCAGCGTGCTGAACCTGGGCGCCAGTGAGGGCAGCACGGAGGCCATCCGGGCCCTGTGGGCTCGGCAGGCGGCCGGAGAGGTCCTGGGCCCGACCGTCTACGGGACCGGCGGGCACCTGACGCTCCCGGGCACGCATCCGGTGTGGACCATCTTCCCCCCGCCGATGCGCCGGGCGGCGGACTCCATCGTCGCCGCGACCCCGGAGGACCTGCCGGCCGATCTCTACCCCCTGGGCCTGGGCATTTCGCTGGTCCGGACTCCGACCGCTGCGCGCGCCGCCGTGCGGGAGAGGGCGGCGGGTGGGATGCACGCGATCAAGATCACGGTCGAGTCGGGTCCCTCCGAGTTCGGGGACGATCACCCGCTCATGTCGGCGGACCTGATCCGAGCCATCGTGGACGAAGCGGCCGCGCACGACCTGAGGGTCTTCGCGCATGTCTCCTCCCCGAACGAGCTCGACTCGGTCATGGCGGGGGGAGCGGCCGGGATCGTCCACACCGTCTCCGAACGGCCCTTGCCCGGCGCCACCCTGGCGAGCGCGCTCGCCGAGCGGCAGCTCTGGACGGTGGCCACCCTGTCCCTCTTCGACGCGTTCATCCGCTACGCGGAGGATCCGGGCCGGATGGACGACCCCTTCCTGCGGGAGACGGTGACCGAGGAGGAGATCGAATTGTTCGCGCGCACCGGGAGGCTCGACATGGGGGAGGACGCCGACTCGATGCCCGCGTGGCGGGCCGAGACCGACGCGACGATGCGGGACGTTGCGGCTTTGCACCGGGCGGGTGTGCCGATCGTGCTCGGGACCGATGTCGGGAATCCGATGGTCTTTCCGGGGTACTCCGCGCACGAGGAGCTCGCCAATCTCGTGAAGGGCGGCCTGACGCCCATGGAAGCGATCCAGGCGGGCACGCTCCAGGCCGCGCGGATGATCGGCAAGGAGGCGGAGTTCGGGTCCATCGAGGTGGGCAAGCGCGCGGACCTGGTCGTGCTCGGCGCGAACCCGCTGGAGGACATCCGCAATTCCCGCGCGATCCGGACCGTGATCGCGCGGGGGCGGATCGTGGACCGGGCAGCGCTGCTGCCGGCGCGGTAG
- a CDS encoding 6-bladed beta-propeller: MREARSWTLSLTAVALIGCGPPTDRPLTERTDSAGIELVTSNVDDRPLPWRLERRIALGGAEEGPESFFRLPPGTVASDARGQIYVLDPLRHRVVVFTPDGTFVRSVGGEGAGPGELESPGALSVGPDGVLSVFDFGKGALVRFGPDGTVLPQHPLPFFPWTGPSRHFEVTSEGVLVSTMLPPAPEGMFHQALRLLGPADTVLVAERIFPRPGMVRYPTCGGGLNYPPIFEAQVLWAAHDRRIVAVDGPEYAFTLFEGARPIRKVRAGFPLRASSEALALAELGEGMTINFGRGPCRIPPREMVEGRGFAEAVPWIEAVMISPTDDIWIHRKGVGQEIPAAVDVFDRTGLYLGRLPEGSPFPLVFVDDTTFGAAETDEMDVTRLVLYRIAR; the protein is encoded by the coding sequence TTGCGTGAAGCACGGTCGTGGACTCTCTCTCTCACCGCCGTCGCCCTGATCGGATGCGGTCCACCCACCGACCGGCCGCTCACCGAGCGCACGGACTCGGCCGGCATCGAGCTCGTCACATCGAACGTGGACGATAGACCGCTCCCCTGGCGTCTCGAGCGTAGGATCGCGCTCGGGGGCGCCGAGGAGGGCCCGGAGAGCTTCTTTCGCCTGCCTCCCGGTACGGTGGCGAGCGACGCCCGGGGGCAGATCTACGTCCTCGATCCGCTGCGGCATCGCGTCGTCGTCTTCACGCCGGACGGGACGTTCGTTCGTTCGGTGGGCGGCGAAGGTGCGGGGCCCGGTGAACTGGAGTCGCCCGGCGCGCTGTCGGTCGGGCCCGACGGCGTCCTCTCGGTCTTCGACTTCGGGAAGGGTGCGCTCGTCCGCTTTGGACCGGACGGGACCGTTCTGCCCCAGCATCCCCTGCCCTTCTTCCCGTGGACCGGACCGAGCCGCCACTTCGAGGTGACATCGGAGGGCGTGCTGGTCTCGACCATGCTTCCGCCGGCTCCCGAGGGAATGTTCCACCAGGCGCTCCGGCTGCTGGGCCCTGCGGACACGGTGCTCGTCGCCGAGCGGATCTTTCCCCGGCCCGGGATGGTGCGATACCCGACCTGTGGAGGAGGCCTGAACTATCCGCCGATCTTCGAAGCGCAGGTCCTCTGGGCTGCCCACGACCGGCGGATCGTGGCGGTCGATGGTCCCGAGTACGCCTTTACGCTCTTCGAGGGCGCGCGCCCGATCCGGAAGGTCCGCGCCGGGTTCCCCCTTCGCGCGTCGTCAGAGGCTCTGGCCCTGGCCGAGCTGGGCGAGGGAATGACGATCAACTTCGGGCGCGGGCCCTGTCGCATCCCGCCCCGGGAGATGGTGGAGGGACGCGGCTTTGCCGAGGCCGTACCCTGGATCGAGGCGGTCATGATCAGCCCCACCGACGACATCTGGATCCACCGGAAGGGGGTGGGCCAGGAGATCCCCGCTGCCGTCGATGTGTTCGACCGCACTGGCCTCTACCTGGGCCGGTTGCCGGAGGGGTCGCCCTTCCCGCTCGTCTTCGTGGACGACACCACCTTCGGGGCGGCCGAGACGGATGAGATGGACGTCACGAGGCTCGTGCTCTACCGGATCGCACGATAG